The genomic DNA GTGGTGGGCGCTGGCGCTGGGATTGTTCGGCCTGGGTCTGCTCGGCGGGAGCCTCGCCGCCCAAAACCGGTACGAGAACCTGGATCTGGCCGAGAGTCTGCTGCTGGCTTCGGCGATCGTGCTGGGCGGTGCCGCGGCGTTGGCCGTGCCATTGCCCTATGACGCCGATTCCCTTGGCGCGCCACAGCTCGCCGGTGCGGGTGCAGTGGTGCTGTTGTTGACGTTGGCGACCCGTGGTGGGCCGCGTGGACGGGCAGATGTGGCCTCATTCGCGGCGGTGCTGGCGATCGCCATCACCGGGGCGGCGATCGCCGTCGGGTACGGCGGTGCCGCGTGGGTGCCGGCCGGAGCCATCGCGTTCGGGCTGATCGTGGTCACCAACGCCGCCAAACTCACTGTCGCCGTTGCCCGTATCGCCCTGCCGCCGATCCCGGCGCCCGGTGAGTCGGTGTCCAACGACGAGCTGCTCGACCCGGTCATCACGCCCGACGAGGTCGATGAGGCGTCACCTACCTGGAAGGCGATCATCGCCTCGGTGCCGGAATCGGCGGCACGGCTGCAGGAGCGCAGCCAGCTGACCCGCCAACTGTTGATCGGCTTCCTCTCGGCCGGTGCGCTGGTGCTGTCGGTCGGCGCGATTGCCGTTGTGGTGCAAGGACATTTCTTCGTACACAGCATGCTCGTGGCTGTCCTGGTGGCGGTGATCTGCGGCTTCCGCTCGCGGCTGTATGCCGAGCGGTGGTGCTCCTGGGCACTGCTCGCGGCGGCAATCGCCGTTCCCACCGGTGTGATGGTGCGCCTGTGCCTGTGGAATCCGGGCAGTGCGTGGCTGGTCCTGGCGATCTACACGGCGCTCGGATTGGTCGCGGTAATCGCTGTCGGTGCTACCGACGGCGTGCGCCGCGTGTCACCGGTGACGAAGCGAATCCTGGAGCTGGGCGACGGCCTCGCCAT from Mycobacterium sp. DL440 includes the following:
- the eccD gene encoding type VII secretion integral membrane protein EccD; translated protein: MTTTAAAADTSSATPGRPSTTRVTILTGKRMTDLVLPATAPIETYIDETVSVLGDLLEDTPKDTLAGFDFSEQGMWAFARPGAPPLKADESLDDAGVVDGSLLTLVSVSRTERYRPLVEDVIDAIAVLDESPIFDRTALNRFVGLAIPVVATVITAVSLVSWNGAGQGWWWALALGLFGLGLLGGSLAAQNRYENLDLAESLLLASAIVLGGAAALAVPLPYDADSLGAPQLAGAGAVVLLLTLATRGGPRGRADVASFAAVLAIAITGAAIAVGYGGAAWVPAGAIAFGLIVVTNAAKLTVAVARIALPPIPAPGESVSNDELLDPVITPDEVDEASPTWKAIIASVPESAARLQERSQLTRQLLIGFLSAGALVLSVGAIAVVVQGHFFVHSMLVAVLVAVICGFRSRLYAERWCSWALLAAAIAVPTGVMVRLCLWNPGSAWLVLAIYTALGLVAVIAVGATDGVRRVSPVTKRILELGDGLAIAAVIPLLLWIAGVYDLVRNLRLH